Part of the Catalinimonas alkaloidigena genome is shown below.
CACCAAAATGTTGTTGCTGAAGAAATAATGTGTAGCAACAAATAATTGTCTAATCCTCGGTTTGTGCCTCACAAACCGGACAAGCATCATGGTATGGAGTTATTTCATAACAAATAATTCATATATAAATTTGCCAAACCCGCAAAAAAAGTTTTAGCTTTGTGTCATTATGAAGTTAAGGCTCACCATATAGTTAGGGAGCGATGTCTCCCTCCATTCTTTTCAGGCAATGCTGATACTTTTCCTCAACAGATAAGGCTATTGCTGACCGTTTGATTTTTCTCTGTACTTTCTTTAGAAGGTTTTACTAGGATTTTCTTAGCTCACTGAGCTTTTGTTTTGCTACGTTTTTGCATATACATGCGGGTTACAAAATTATTATATCATTTCAGACACGCCCTGGAGGGCGATTACGATAAATATACTTCCGGAAGCATCAGAAAGGCTGTTTTCTATCTGGCAGTGCCCATGATTTTGGAGATGATCATGGAGTCATTGTTTGCCATCGTGGACATCTTTTTTGTAGGCAGGCTGGGCGTGAACGCAGTAGCTACTGTAGGCCTGACCGAATCGGTAGTGACTATTGTTTATTCCATCGGTATAGGCTTCAGTATGGCTGCCACAGCAGTGATTTCACGCAGGGTAGGTGAGAAGCGTTTTGACAAAGCCTCATCAGCAGCTTTTCAGGTGATTCTGCTAGGTGCAGCTTTTTCTATACTTATTAGTATTACAGGCTATTTATATGGTGCTGAGGTGCTGACACTGATGGGAGCCAGTGAGGGAATATTGCGTGAAGGTACGCGCTACACGCAGATTATCTTTGCCGGTAATATTAGCATCATGCTGCTTTTTATCATCAATGGTGCATTTAGGGGAGCCGGAAATGCAGCGATTGCTATGCGTACCCTCTGGATTGCCAACGGTATCAATATCTTTCTGGACCCCTTACTGATTTTTGGCTTGTGGATTATACCAGGAATGGGTATTGAGGGTGCAGCCTGGGCCACAACCATTGGCAGGAGCATAGGCGTGCTGTATCAGCTTTATCATTTGGTGAAAGGCAGTACGCACATTAAGCTGGATAGGCAGGCGATTAAACTAAGATGGAAAACAGTGCTCAATATCATTAAGGTATCCTCCGGGGGTATGGGGCAATTTCTCATTGACTCCGCCAGTTGGATCTTCCTGACACGCATTGTCTCTGAGTTTGGAAGTGTGGCTCTGGCAGGGTATACCATTGCCTTCAGGATTGTAATGTTTACGCTCCTGCCTGCCTGGGGCCTATCTAATGCTGCAGCTACCATGGTAGGACAAAATCTGGGGGCTAAACATCCTGAGAGAGCAGAGAAGTCCGTCTGGTATACCGCCAAGTACAATGTCTATTTTCTGGGCTTTATCTCAGTGCTGTTTTTATTTACTGCTGATATTTTTGTGAACTGGTTTTCACCCGAAGCTGAAGTGGTTAAAGCAGGAGCTACCGCTCTAAAAATCTTCTGCCTGGGATACATTTTCTTTGCCTTTGGTATGGTCATCGTACAGGCATTTAACGGGGCCGGAGATACCCGAACGCCTACCATCATCAATTTGGGAGTACTGTGGGCTTTTCAGTTACCTCTGGCCTATCTGCTGGCTATTTATTATGACTTGGGTGCTTTAGGCGTATACATCACCATCGCCATAAGCCACTCCCTGCATGCGCTGGTAAGCTTGTGGATATTCAGGAAAGGGAAATGGAAAGAAATGAAAGTGTAAACGCTTGACCTAGGATAAAAACAGAAACCGGATAGAAAACCATAGTTATCTATATGTGTAGCCCAGGGAGAGGGTGTAATACGCATAGAGCTCTATCCGGTTTCTCCAAGAATCAACGTCCAAATATGAATACTATTGAAGTCCTCATCCGGCCTGAGCAAGCAGAAGATACTGAAGCAATTCATGCGCTTAATGTGGCGGCCTTTGGCAGAGAAAACGAATCTCAACTCATTGAGTTGTTGAGAAAAAGTGACGCGTTTATCCCTAAACTTTCTTTGGTAGCTGTGCTTGATCATGAAATTGCAGGGCATATCTTATTCACCAAAATCAATATTATGGGTAACAATGATCAGGAATATCCTTCGCTGGCACTTGCCCCTATGGCAGTGGCTCCGGATTTCCAGCATCAGGGCATTGGAAGTCAATTGATCAGCCAAGGGCTGGAGAAAGCCAAAGCACTCGCTTATACCTCAGTCATCGTGCTGGGGCATGAAAAGTATTACCCCAGGTTCGGTTTTGTACCCACGAGCCAATGGAACATTGTTCCTCCGTTTGAGGTGCCTGCTTCTGCCTTTATGGGCATAGAGCTACAAGCGGGTGCTTTACAAGATATCTCCGGCACGGTACGTTATCCTAAAGAGTTTGAAATGGTCTGAAGTAGCTTCAAAAGTTATTCAGCGCTACAAATCCCAGCGGAGAAAGCAAAACATGCTGTGAGGCAGTATGCAGATCACGCCAGCAACGGTTGAGTTCAGTTGCTGGATTCAA
Proteins encoded:
- a CDS encoding MATE family efflux transporter, which gives rise to MRVTKLLYHFRHALEGDYDKYTSGSIRKAVFYLAVPMILEMIMESLFAIVDIFFVGRLGVNAVATVGLTESVVTIVYSIGIGFSMAATAVISRRVGEKRFDKASSAAFQVILLGAAFSILISITGYLYGAEVLTLMGASEGILREGTRYTQIIFAGNISIMLLFIINGAFRGAGNAAIAMRTLWIANGINIFLDPLLIFGLWIIPGMGIEGAAWATTIGRSIGVLYQLYHLVKGSTHIKLDRQAIKLRWKTVLNIIKVSSGGMGQFLIDSASWIFLTRIVSEFGSVALAGYTIAFRIVMFTLLPAWGLSNAAATMVGQNLGAKHPERAEKSVWYTAKYNVYFLGFISVLFLFTADIFVNWFSPEAEVVKAGATALKIFCLGYIFFAFGMVIVQAFNGAGDTRTPTIINLGVLWAFQLPLAYLLAIYYDLGALGVYITIAISHSLHALVSLWIFRKGKWKEMKV
- a CDS encoding GNAT family N-acetyltransferase; amino-acid sequence: MNTIEVLIRPEQAEDTEAIHALNVAAFGRENESQLIELLRKSDAFIPKLSLVAVLDHEIAGHILFTKINIMGNNDQEYPSLALAPMAVAPDFQHQGIGSQLISQGLEKAKALAYTSVIVLGHEKYYPRFGFVPTSQWNIVPPFEVPASAFMGIELQAGALQDISGTVRYPKEFEMV